A part of Hippea maritima DSM 10411 genomic DNA contains:
- the fliN gene encoding flagellar motor switch protein FliN has product MIAEGLSQDEIDSLLGGNAEDKQKDNTYGDAINENVSKLFDLLNSSIEEVTKTAFSLEVVSKFIDLNIIQKNEISFDGKIVINVDVTTGEKNSKFVVLINKKFASILSDLMLMGPGEAKEELESEDLDALKELFSQIFGHLSTQVKEAISPFISFEVKEATKEPLEIDSDKLYKSQYDVAIPNIENDLIDIISPKIELDEIFKQQEPQEETIIEHEEVPFKEVEEELFKEAAPQASKATLEAPKNLNLIMDIDLDVKIRIGDKNMLIKDILDLKDGSIIELDKNIEEPMDILVNGKVVAKGIVVVVGGKFGVKITHIETREERIKSLGE; this is encoded by the coding sequence ATGATAGCAGAAGGTCTTTCTCAAGATGAAATAGATAGTCTTTTAGGCGGTAATGCTGAGGATAAGCAGAAGGATAACACATATGGCGATGCTATAAATGAGAATGTCAGTAAGCTCTTTGACTTATTAAACTCTTCCATCGAAGAAGTAACAAAGACTGCGTTTTCATTAGAAGTAGTGTCCAAATTTATAGATCTAAATATTATACAGAAGAATGAGATTAGCTTTGATGGTAAGATTGTGATAAATGTTGATGTAACAACAGGGGAAAAAAACTCAAAGTTTGTGGTTTTAATAAATAAAAAATTTGCTTCTATTTTATCCGACTTGATGTTAATGGGGCCTGGTGAGGCTAAAGAAGAGTTGGAAAGTGAGGATTTAGATGCCCTTAAAGAGTTATTTTCTCAAATTTTTGGTCATCTTTCTACCCAGGTAAAAGAGGCTATTTCTCCTTTTATATCATTTGAGGTTAAAGAAGCAACTAAAGAGCCTTTAGAGATAGATTCTGATAAACTTTATAAGTCTCAATACGATGTTGCTATACCTAATATAGAAAACGATCTTATAGATATTATTTCCCCAAAAATAGAACTTGATGAAATATTTAAACAGCAGGAACCCCAAGAAGAGACCATAATAGAGCATGAGGAGGTTCCATTCAAAGAGGTTGAAGAGGAGTTGTTTAAAGAAGCGGCACCTCAAGCTTCAAAAGCAACATTAGAAGCTCCCAAAAATTTGAACCTTATTATGGATATAGACCTAGATGTTAAGATAAGGATAGGCGATAAGAATATGCTCATTAAGGATATATTAGACCTAAAGGATGGTTCTATTATAGAGCTTGATAAGAATATAGAGGAGCCTATGGATATACTTGTTAATGGTAAGGTTGTTGCAAAGGGGATTGTGGTAGTTGTTGGTGGAAAGTTTGGTGTGAAAATAACCCACATAGAAACTAGAGAAGAAAGAATTAAGTCTTTAGGTGAGTGA
- the hisG gene encoding ATP phosphoribosyltransferase, translating into MITIALPKGRLMDETIDILKGVGIEVEIPSSRRLFFFDKSNRYRFLIVRAQDVATYVEYSAADLGIVGKDVLEETKSDVFELLDLGIGYCKMVVAGKEPECLNKKTSTVKVATKFVNIAKKHFLKKGMNAEIIKLYGSIELAPLLGIADCIVDIVSTGTTLKENGLSVIENIFESTAILVSNKISYYTKNVQIKEFLNLIK; encoded by the coding sequence ATGATTACTATAGCCTTGCCTAAAGGGAGGCTGATGGATGAAACTATAGATATATTAAAAGGTGTAGGAATTGAAGTTGAAATACCATCATCCAGAAGGCTCTTCTTTTTTGATAAAAGCAATAGGTATCGTTTTTTAATTGTTAGGGCTCAAGATGTGGCTACCTATGTTGAATATAGTGCTGCAGATTTGGGTATTGTTGGCAAGGATGTTTTAGAAGAGACAAAGAGTGATGTATTTGAGCTTCTGGATTTGGGTATAGGTTATTGCAAAATGGTGGTCGCAGGTAAAGAACCAGAATGTTTAAATAAAAAAACATCCACAGTTAAAGTGGCAACGAAGTTTGTAAATATTGCAAAGAAGCACTTTCTGAAAAAAGGCATGAATGCAGAGATTATAAAATTGTATGGTTCAATAGAGCTTGCCCCCTTGCTTGGCATAGCAGACTGTATTGTCGATATTGTTTCCACGGGAACAACCTTAAAAGAGAATGGTCTTAGTGTAATCGAGAATATATTTGAATCAACTGCTATTTTGGTTAGCAATAAAATTAGCTACTACACAAAGAACGTGCAGATAAAGGAGTTTTTAAATCTTATAAAATGA
- a CDS encoding uracil-DNA glycosylase, translating to MKSIVDILRFYKDIDVEYLKPVDIYTKEEEFEKLKEKALVCKGCELHKTRTNVVFGEGNINADLMFVGEAPGRDEDVQGRPFVGRAGRLLRDILRDIGIKPQDVYIANCLKCRPPNNRDPLPEELVACFGYLKQQISLIKPKIIATLGRYSTYELTNQKGALGTLRGKVFVYGNIKVIPLYHPAYLLRNPKAVDVFIEDLKKVKQLLEQ from the coding sequence ATGAAATCCATCGTAGATATATTGAGGTTTTATAAAGATATTGATGTAGAATACCTGAAGCCTGTAGATATATATACAAAAGAAGAGGAGTTTGAAAAACTAAAAGAGAAAGCCCTTGTATGTAAAGGGTGTGAGCTACATAAAACACGAACCAATGTTGTATTTGGTGAGGGAAACATAAATGCTGATTTGATGTTTGTTGGTGAGGCTCCAGGAAGAGACGAAGATGTTCAGGGAAGGCCTTTTGTAGGTAGAGCCGGTAGACTTCTCCGGGATATACTACGTGATATAGGTATAAAGCCTCAGGATGTCTATATAGCAAATTGCCTAAAATGTAGACCACCAAACAACAGAGATCCTTTGCCAGAGGAGCTTGTTGCATGTTTTGGGTATCTAAAACAGCAAATCAGTCTAATAAAGCCTAAGATTATAGCAACGCTGGGTAGATATTCAACTTATGAGCTAACCAATCAAAAAGGCGCCTTGGGCACATTAAGGGGGAAGGTCTTTGTTTATGGAAACATAAAAGTAATTCCGCTTTATCATCCAGCTTATCTTCTGAGAAACCCAAAAGCTGTAGATGTATTTATTGAAGACTTAAAAAAAGTTAAGCAGTTGTTGGAGCAATGA
- a CDS encoding CoA-binding protein, protein MSDVMEIPKPDVCRVDFGQPTKEEERKIKEILKMKTIAVVGISPKETRPSNDVARYMLNHGYDVIPVRPASREILGRKCYRDLESIDRPVDVVDVFRRSEYCPEIAKKAVKIGAKALWLQEGVISEEAKRIAEEAGLLVIMDYCLKKAHQKYSKGL, encoded by the coding sequence GTGAGTGATGTAATGGAAATACCAAAACCTGATGTATGCAGGGTTGACTTTGGTCAGCCGACAAAGGAAGAAGAAAGAAAGATTAAAGAAATTTTAAAAATGAAAACTATAGCTGTTGTGGGTATAAGTCCTAAAGAAACAAGGCCAAGCAACGATGTTGCTCGGTATATGCTAAATCATGGCTATGATGTTATACCTGTTCGTCCTGCATCCAGAGAGATTTTGGGCAGAAAGTGCTATAGAGACTTAGAAAGCATTGATAGACCCGTAGATGTTGTAGATGTTTTTAGAAGATCTGAGTATTGCCCTGAGATTGCCAAAAAGGCTGTTAAGATTGGAGCAAAGGCTCTTTGGCTACAAGAGGGCGTTATATCAGAGGAGGCTAAAAGGATAGCAGAAGAGGCTGGACTTTTAGTTATTATGGATTACTGCCTAAAAAAGGCTCATCAAAAATACTCTAAGGGGTTATAG
- the murA gene encoding UDP-N-acetylglucosamine 1-carboxyvinyltransferase, translated as MDKFVIEGPAKLQGQAYISGSKNASLPMMAAAILTDEEVILSNVPKLKDIDTMCKLLIKLNCKCKRLDNDDIFINCSGINSDFAPYELVKTMRASILVFGPLLARLKSAHVSLPGGCAIGVRPVNLHIAAMKNLGADVEIEEGYIVAKAERLEGATIYFDTPTVTGTENVLMAAALTKGKTIIKNAAKEPEVVDLAKMLKVMGAKIKGEGESTIEVEGVSKLRGVSYRVMSDRIEAGTFMCASLITGSTIELIDAPLYAMDAIVDKFIEVGGSIRKIDDSRIEIKGKKIEPVVIKTAVYPGFPTDMQAQFMAVLTLANGTSVIEETIFENRFMHVAELIRLGANILISGNKAVIEGVSHLDGATVMATDLRASASLVIAGLAAHGRTEVLRIYHLDRGYEALEKKLSSLGANIKRVKQ; from the coding sequence GTGGATAAATTTGTTATAGAAGGACCAGCAAAACTTCAAGGTCAGGCTTATATAAGTGGTTCAAAGAATGCATCCCTCCCTATGATGGCTGCAGCTATCCTGACCGATGAAGAGGTAATTTTGAGCAATGTACCTAAGCTCAAAGATATAGATACTATGTGTAAGCTTTTGATAAAACTCAACTGTAAATGTAAGCGCCTGGATAATGACGATATTTTTATAAACTGTTCTGGCATAAACTCAGACTTTGCGCCTTATGAGCTTGTAAAGACAATGAGGGCATCTATTTTGGTTTTTGGTCCACTTCTTGCCCGTCTAAAAAGTGCCCATGTATCTTTGCCGGGTGGTTGTGCTATAGGTGTTAGGCCTGTAAACTTACACATAGCAGCTATGAAGAATTTGGGAGCTGATGTTGAAATAGAAGAAGGATATATTGTAGCAAAAGCTGAAAGATTAGAGGGTGCAACAATCTATTTTGATACACCGACCGTGACAGGGACTGAAAATGTCTTGATGGCCGCTGCGTTGACAAAAGGCAAGACTATAATTAAAAATGCTGCTAAAGAGCCTGAAGTTGTAGATTTAGCAAAAATGTTGAAGGTTATGGGCGCAAAGATTAAAGGTGAAGGCGAAAGTACCATAGAGGTTGAAGGTGTATCTAAGCTAAGAGGTGTGAGCTATAGGGTTATGAGCGATAGAATTGAAGCCGGGACATTTATGTGTGCGTCTTTGATTACTGGTTCGACCATAGAGCTTATTGATGCGCCTTTGTATGCTATGGATGCCATAGTGGATAAATTTATAGAAGTTGGCGGTTCGATTAGAAAAATAGATGACTCCAGAATTGAGATTAAGGGGAAAAAAATAGAGCCTGTAGTAATAAAAACAGCCGTATATCCTGGTTTTCCAACAGACATGCAGGCACAGTTTATGGCTGTTCTGACACTTGCAAATGGCACAAGTGTAATTGAGGAGACTATCTTTGAAAATAGATTTATGCATGTGGCTGAACTCATTAGATTGGGCGCCAATATATTGATATCTGGCAATAAAGCCGTTATAGAGGGTGTGAGTCATCTTGATGGGGCAACCGTTATGGCTACGGATTTAAGGGCAAGTGCGAGTTTGGTTATAGCTGGATTGGCCGCTCATGGCAGAACAGAGGTTTTAAGGATTTATCATCTTGATAGGGGGTATGAGGCTTTGGAGAAGAAATTGTCATCTTTGGGTGCAAATATAAAGAGGGTAAAACAATGA
- a CDS encoding tetratricopeptide repeat protein produces MKASKGLLAKLLSYYKKRKARSLYFYPIAVLYYRNRESDKAYQTLIDGLQLYPRYALALVKVGEILFGEGSYESALAYLETAVNIQKTNTKALRLLGETYEKLSKFNEAISVYEKLAVLEPSDWVKDKLLELASKAKPDEEKLSEIVEELESEHEDVPTIELEDEEVPESVALDIEEVAAEESSQESEEGDEEEATITLAKLYEKQGYIDDAIKVYRKILEKEPDNIEAKKDLDKLISQSGLNIDKDGNDA; encoded by the coding sequence ATGAAGGCAAGTAAAGGACTGTTAGCTAAACTTCTATCCTACTACAAAAAGAGAAAAGCCAGAAGCCTTTATTTTTACCCTATTGCTGTTTTATACTACAGAAACAGAGAAAGCGATAAGGCTTATCAGACATTGATAGATGGATTACAGCTATATCCAAGATATGCACTTGCTTTAGTGAAGGTGGGCGAAATACTTTTTGGTGAGGGTAGCTATGAGTCTGCCCTTGCCTATCTTGAAACTGCTGTAAACATACAAAAAACCAATACGAAGGCATTGAGGTTACTTGGTGAGACTTATGAAAAGCTCTCCAAATTTAACGAGGCTATTAGTGTTTATGAGAAACTTGCCGTACTTGAACCATCAGATTGGGTTAAAGATAAACTTTTAGAACTCGCATCAAAAGCCAAGCCGGATGAAGAGAAATTAAGCGAGATAGTGGAAGAGCTTGAGAGTGAACATGAGGATGTGCCAACAATAGAACTTGAGGATGAAGAAGTTCCTGAGAGTGTAGCATTGGATATAGAAGAGGTGGCTGCAGAGGAAAGTTCTCAAGAAAGCGAGGAAGGGGATGAAGAGGAAGCGACAATAACACTTGCAAAGCTCTATGAAAAACAAGGTTATATAGATGATGCAATCAAGGTTTACAGAAAAATACTTGAAAAGGAGCCTGACAATATTGAGGCGAAAAAGGATCTGGATAAACTTATTTCTCAGAGCGGTTTAAATATCGATAAGGATGGTAATGATGCGTAG
- the fliM gene encoding flagellar motor switch protein FliM, with amino-acid sequence MPEILSQEEIDALLNNLDKEEIAEEVEEEPLEELVEPKKISVYDFKRPDKVSKEQIRAIKNLHDKFSRNFSSKLSAFLRSIVEIEVVSVDQMTYAEFVLSLSNNVSFNVVSLSPLDGNAVFSLEPDIGFALIDRLLGGIGESSNINRPFTDIEQSILLDVVRQAMEEMRSSWEPIIDISFEVVGQESSPNVVQIVAPSEIVVLVVFEVKLGETTGIINWCLPVIVLEPVLNKIGTHDILARSKKATEDRIEDIARTLKEVLVYLEFRLGTAAMKVEDFLSLKEGDLLTLDKKVDDELPVFINGVEKYGVKLGRKGYNKAVKINRIIG; translated from the coding sequence ATGCCTGAGATTCTATCTCAAGAGGAGATAGATGCCCTTTTAAATAATTTAGATAAAGAAGAGATAGCCGAAGAGGTTGAAGAGGAACCATTAGAAGAATTAGTAGAGCCTAAAAAGATATCTGTTTATGATTTTAAGCGTCCTGATAAGGTATCAAAAGAGCAGATAAGGGCCATTAAAAACCTTCATGATAAATTTTCAAGAAACTTTTCCTCAAAACTTTCAGCTTTTTTACGCTCGATTGTTGAAATTGAGGTAGTAAGTGTTGATCAGATGACCTATGCTGAATTTGTTCTCTCCTTGTCTAATAATGTCAGTTTTAATGTTGTAAGTCTTTCCCCTCTTGATGGCAATGCTGTCTTTTCACTTGAGCCGGATATAGGTTTTGCTCTGATTGATAGGCTTTTAGGTGGAATTGGTGAATCGTCTAATATCAATAGGCCTTTTACTGATATAGAACAGAGTATCCTACTTGATGTTGTAAGGCAGGCTATGGAAGAGATGAGGTCTTCATGGGAACCTATAATAGATATAAGCTTTGAGGTTGTAGGGCAGGAGTCGAGCCCAAATGTTGTTCAAATAGTTGCACCATCAGAGATTGTTGTTTTGGTGGTGTTTGAGGTTAAGCTTGGTGAAACTACAGGTATTATAAATTGGTGTTTGCCCGTTATTGTGCTTGAACCGGTCTTGAATAAAATAGGAACCCATGATATATTAGCTCGTTCAAAGAAAGCGACAGAGGATAGAATAGAAGATATAGCAAGGACTCTAAAAGAGGTTTTGGTTTATTTGGAATTTAGGTTGGGTACAGCTGCAATGAAAGTTGAAGACTTTTTGTCCTTGAAAGAAGGCGATTTATTGACCTTAGATAAAAAAGTTGATGATGAGCTACCTGTGTTTATAAATGGAGTAGAAAAATATGGAGTAAAGTTGGGTAGGAAAGGCTATAATAAGGCTGTAAAAATTAATCGAATAATAGGTTAG
- the aroB gene encoding 3-dehydroquinate synthase, with the protein MHETDIKQIDVKTTSPYSVFVGECMLDFIKERIKGKKNLILTDSNVFSFHEKYLNNISKDIFVLKAGEESKNYRELLRIYDFLIDRGADRYSRLVCVGGGVVGDIGGFAASTYMRGIGLVHVPTSLLAMVDSSIGGKTAINYGNLKNIIGSFYQPEAVFVDVSFLKTLPDREYISAFAEIVKYGIIRDKELFEFLGANIKAIRDRNDKVIRLLIEKSIKNKVEVVEADEKEKGLRTILNFGHTFAHAIESLTEYKVYLHGEAVAIGMIMALGLSKRLELIDDSLINQVRSLLEGMGLPYRLDMDIKAEEAYEIMLKDKKNKESALRFILTRGVGNSIISSGIAKEVIMDAINEGK; encoded by the coding sequence GTGCACGAAACAGATATTAAGCAGATAGACGTAAAAACGACAAGCCCGTATTCCGTATTTGTGGGTGAATGCATGCTCGATTTTATAAAAGAGAGGATAAAGGGTAAAAAGAATTTAATACTAACTGATAGCAATGTGTTTTCTTTTCATGAGAAATATCTGAATAACATATCAAAGGATATATTTGTTCTAAAGGCTGGCGAGGAGAGTAAAAATTACAGAGAACTTTTAAGGATTTATGATTTTTTGATAGACAGAGGCGCTGATAGATATTCAAGACTTGTGTGTGTTGGAGGTGGAGTAGTTGGTGATATAGGAGGGTTCGCAGCAAGCACTTACATGAGGGGTATTGGGCTTGTTCATGTTCCTACGTCCCTGCTTGCCATGGTTGATAGCTCTATAGGTGGTAAGACTGCCATAAACTACGGCAACCTTAAAAATATTATAGGAAGTTTTTATCAGCCAGAAGCTGTATTTGTGGATGTTAGTTTTTTGAAAACACTTCCTGACAGGGAGTATATATCGGCGTTTGCTGAGATTGTAAAATACGGAATTATAAGGGATAAAGAGTTGTTTGAATTTTTAGGCGCCAATATCAAAGCCATAAGAGATAGAAATGATAAGGTGATTAGACTATTGATAGAGAAAAGTATAAAAAATAAAGTTGAAGTAGTTGAAGCTGACGAGAAAGAGAAAGGCTTGAGGACTATACTAAATTTTGGCCATACCTTTGCACATGCAATAGAGAGTTTGACAGAATATAAGGTGTATCTACACGGGGAGGCTGTGGCTATAGGTATGATAATGGCTCTTGGGCTGTCGAAAAGACTTGAGTTGATTGATGATAGCTTGATTAATCAGGTTAGGAGTCTCCTTGAAGGAATGGGGTTACCTTACAGACTTGATATGGATATTAAAGCTGAAGAAGCGTATGAAATTATGCTTAAAGATAAGAAAAACAAGGAATCGGCTTTGCGTTTTATCTTGACAAGGGGGGTGGGTAATTCTATAATCAGCAGCGGTATTGCAAAGGAAGTAATTATGGATGCTATAAATGAAGGCAAGTAA
- a CDS encoding protein-glutamate methylesterase/protein-glutamine glutaminase yields the protein MESKVRVLVVDDSLISRKYLRRILEESGKIEVIDTAKDGQEAIEKIKSLKPDVVTLDIEMPRLNGLDALKIIMKDHPVPVIMVSSLTKDGAEETLQALRLGAVDYISKNDVLSFKSAAKEARQILIEKILSAKNSRIRGRRLKAKATSIIHKEKEEKPEEISQGPKKKPEKLDIRVVAIAASTGGPVALEKVFSELPLLGVPIMIVQHMPKTFTGVFANSLSKVSKIKVKEAEDGEELRSNQGYLAPGGMQMTASKSGSKYIVRVSDEPKTIYTPNANVMFKSVAETFGDKALCVIMTGMGDDGFKGLQEVARVGGTIIAQDKDSCVVWGMPRKPTQTGLADFVVPLDKIASTISKIVLGR from the coding sequence ATGGAAAGTAAAGTAAGAGTTTTGGTTGTGGATGACTCTTTGATTTCTCGTAAATACCTTAGGCGAATTTTGGAAGAATCTGGTAAAATTGAAGTTATAGATACAGCTAAAGATGGCCAAGAGGCTATAGAAAAAATAAAGTCTTTAAAACCAGATGTTGTTACGCTTGACATAGAAATGCCGCGTCTGAATGGACTTGATGCATTGAAAATTATTATGAAAGACCACCCCGTGCCGGTTATAATGGTTAGCTCTTTAACGAAGGATGGAGCAGAGGAAACGCTTCAGGCTCTTCGTTTGGGAGCTGTTGATTATATATCAAAAAACGATGTACTTTCCTTTAAGTCTGCGGCCAAGGAAGCAAGGCAGATTTTAATTGAGAAGATCTTATCTGCTAAAAACTCAAGAATTAGAGGTAGAAGACTAAAAGCTAAAGCCACCTCAATTATTCATAAAGAAAAAGAAGAAAAGCCCGAGGAGATATCGCAAGGCCCTAAGAAAAAACCAGAGAAATTGGATATAAGGGTTGTGGCAATAGCAGCTTCGACCGGTGGCCCTGTCGCACTTGAAAAGGTTTTCTCAGAACTTCCCTTACTGGGTGTGCCTATAATGATAGTGCAACATATGCCCAAGACATTTACAGGTGTTTTTGCTAACTCTTTAAGTAAAGTATCGAAGATAAAGGTAAAAGAGGCTGAGGATGGTGAGGAATTAAGGTCTAATCAGGGCTATTTAGCCCCTGGAGGCATGCAGATGACCGCCTCCAAAAGTGGATCAAAGTATATAGTTAGAGTTAGTGATGAGCCTAAGACCATATATACCCCTAATGCTAATGTTATGTTTAAATCTGTAGCTGAAACATTCGGGGATAAAGCTCTTTGTGTTATTATGACTGGTATGGGTGATGATGGCTTTAAGGGGTTGCAGGAAGTTGCAAGGGTTGGAGGAACGATTATAGCTCAAGATAAGGATAGTTGTGTTGTCTGGGGCATGCCCAGAAAACCGACGCAGACTGGCTTAGCAGATTTTGTTGTTCCTCTTGATAAAATAGCTTCCACTATATCCAAAATAGTGCTTGGCAGGTAG
- a CDS encoding aconitate hydratase, whose protein sequence is MGLTVAQKILKEHLVDGDLFSGDEIGIKIDQTLTQDATGTMADLQFEQMGVDRVKTEVSVSYIDHKTIQMGFEDADDHTYLQTFAKKYGLYLSKAGNGICHQVHIERVGAPGKTLLGSDSHTPTGGGIGMIAIGAGGLDVASAMAGMPFYLPRPKILGVHLTGKLNPWVSAKDVILKLLQILSTKGNVGWIVEYFGKGVKTLTVPERGTITNMGAELGVTTSVFPSDEETKRFLEAQGRGEQWAPLEADPDANYDRIIEINLSELEPMIAQPHNPDNVVTVREVEGTPVDQVMIGSCTNSSYKDGKTVAEIVKGRTVHPNVSCGYAPGSKQVLRMLADEGELSHIIAAGFRVLESACGFCIGAGQAPRNNAISIRTNNRNFYGRSGTVTAKIYLVSPETAAACALTGVITDPRDLESKFGINYPKVDIPEKFTIDDSLLLPPAAPEEAKTIELYKGPNIVDPPSGDPMPKDLEGQVAGKFGDKITTDDIMPAGDLLKYRSNVPKYAEYVFVKRDPTFASRCLENKKKGVWNIIVGGDNYGQGSSREHAALCPMYLGVKAVIAKAIERIHRANLINFGIIPLTFKNPDDYEKIDQGDEIKIEGIRKALIDGTGEVVLKDVTKGIEIPLEYHLTERERKTILAGGKMRLAKDFAGKSFKEIQFTE, encoded by the coding sequence ATGGGTTTAACGGTTGCTCAAAAGATTTTGAAAGAGCATCTTGTGGATGGAGACTTGTTCTCTGGTGATGAGATTGGTATAAAGATAGACCAAACTCTTACACAAGATGCTACAGGAACGATGGCAGACCTTCAATTTGAACAGATGGGCGTAGATAGGGTAAAAACAGAGGTATCGGTAAGTTACATCGACCACAAAACTATCCAGATGGGATTTGAGGATGCAGACGATCACACATACCTCCAGACATTCGCTAAAAAGTATGGCCTTTACCTTTCAAAAGCAGGAAACGGTATCTGCCATCAGGTTCATATCGAAAGGGTAGGTGCACCAGGCAAAACACTATTGGGTTCTGACTCCCATACACCTACTGGCGGTGGTATTGGAATGATAGCCATAGGTGCTGGCGGTTTGGATGTTGCAAGTGCTATGGCCGGTATGCCATTCTACCTGCCAAGACCGAAAATACTTGGTGTTCATCTAACAGGTAAACTCAATCCTTGGGTTTCTGCAAAAGATGTTATATTGAAACTACTTCAAATATTATCAACAAAGGGTAATGTAGGTTGGATAGTTGAGTATTTCGGAAAAGGAGTAAAAACATTAACAGTTCCAGAGAGGGGAACGATAACAAACATGGGCGCAGAACTTGGCGTTACAACAAGCGTATTCCCATCTGATGAGGAAACAAAAAGATTCTTAGAAGCTCAGGGAAGAGGAGAGCAGTGGGCACCGCTTGAGGCCGATCCTGATGCAAATTATGACAGAATAATTGAAATCAATTTAAGTGAACTTGAGCCTATGATAGCTCAACCCCACAACCCAGACAATGTAGTAACAGTAAGAGAAGTCGAAGGAACGCCAGTTGACCAGGTTATGATAGGAAGCTGTACAAACTCCTCATATAAAGACGGTAAAACAGTTGCCGAGATTGTAAAAGGAAGAACAGTTCATCCAAACGTAAGTTGCGGTTATGCACCGGGTTCTAAGCAAGTTCTTAGAATGCTTGCCGATGAGGGAGAACTCTCCCATATTATCGCAGCTGGATTCAGAGTTCTCGAAAGTGCCTGCGGATTCTGTATAGGTGCTGGACAGGCTCCAAGGAATAACGCCATATCTATAAGAACAAATAACAGGAACTTCTACGGAAGAAGCGGAACAGTCACAGCAAAAATTTATCTTGTAAGCCCAGAAACAGCAGCAGCTTGTGCTTTAACCGGCGTTATAACCGACCCAAGAGATCTTGAAAGCAAATTCGGTATTAATTATCCAAAAGTAGACATTCCTGAGAAGTTCACAATCGATGACAGCTTACTTCTCCCACCAGCAGCACCTGAAGAAGCAAAGACTATAGAACTTTACAAAGGTCCAAACATAGTTGATCCTCCAAGTGGAGATCCTATGCCCAAGGACCTCGAAGGTCAGGTTGCAGGCAAGTTTGGCGATAAGATAACAACGGACGATATTATGCCCGCTGGTGATCTTCTAAAATACAGATCCAATGTTCCAAAATACGCTGAGTATGTATTTGTAAAGAGAGATCCAACATTTGCAAGCAGATGTCTTGAGAATAAGAAAAAAGGTGTATGGAACATAATCGTTGGAGGCGATAACTACGGTCAGGGTTCATCAAGAGAACATGCAGCACTTTGCCCAATGTACCTGGGCGTAAAAGCTGTTATTGCTAAAGCTATTGAAAGGATTCACAGAGCAAACCTTATAAACTTCGGCATTATTCCATTGACATTCAAGAATCCTGATGATTACGAAAAGATTGATCAGGGTGATGAGATTAAGATAGAAGGTATTAGAAAAGCACTTATAGACGGTACAGGTGAGGTTGTATTGAAAGATGTGACAAAAGGTATCGAAATCCCTCTTGAGTATCATCTAACAGAAAGGGAGAGAAAAACAATACTTGCTGGCGGTAAGATGAGACTTGCAAAAGATTTCGCAGGCAAGAGCTTCAAAGAAATTCAATTTACAGAGTAA